The Salvia miltiorrhiza cultivar Shanhuang (shh) chromosome 2, IMPLAD_Smil_shh, whole genome shotgun sequence DNA window CAACCACTCTTGATACTAATTAAAGCAACTTTTCACGATTTCCAATAtactcaacaattttttctatactttcaatacactcaattttttttttcttcttaaaactcgtatcattgactcctaggaagttctttcgtggacggagggagtaattgaaagtggtgaaaaaataaaaagtaataataaatGCGATATTATTAGTGACGAGGTAGCGTGCCAAAATGGATATGAGGTTGTTTGAGAAACAAATGAAGTACTAAATATTGTATTTAGATTTTTTGCTTGAATCAGATAATACATagattgctttttttttttagagggaACAAATAATACATTGATTATATAATACTATAAGATGTACCCTATTTGGTGAAGAGGGTACATGCGCGGTGCTAAAGAATCGCACCACAAACTCCATTTTCATGAAGAAATATATCTGTTGGTGAGTAGTTGAGGCCACTATCTTCTCATAGCAGAATTGAAGAAGTCGTTTCTCCACCCTCATGGCTTCCCTACAGTCCTGTTTCCACAAAATCAGTACTCTCCACCAATTCCTTCCACCACACAACACCACCGAAATCGCAAGAAACCTCACCTACTTCCCCACCAAAACAAAACATCCAATCTCAATGAGGCGTTGCTCAAGTATCTCAAGCATAGAAATCGAGGAAaccgaggaggaggaggaacaCAGCCCCGAAGACCCCCGAGCACTCCACGAAATCTGGCGGGAGATCCAGGGCGAGAACAACTGGGAAGGCCTGCTCGACCCCATGAATTCCCATCTCCGGCGAGAAATCATCCGCTACGGCGAAATGGCTCAGTCTTGTTACGACTCCTTCGACTTCGACCCCCACTCCAAATACTGCGGTACCTGCAAGTACCAAGGCTCTCACTTCTTCGAGCGCCTCGGCCTCGCCAGCCGCGGCTACACCCTCACCCGCTACCTCTACGCCACGTCCAACATCAACTTACCCAACTTCTTCCAGAAATCCAACATCAGCAGTATCTGGAGCCAGCACGCCAACTGGATGGGCTACGTCGCCGTCGCCACCGACGAGGACGAGATCCGCCGCCTGGGCCGCCGCGACATCGTCATCGCGTGGCGGGGCACCGTCACCTACCTGGAATGGATCCACGACCTCAAGGACATCCTCCAGCCCGCCCACTTCCGCGACGACCCCTCCATCAAGATCGAGTCCGGCTTCTTCGAGCTCTACACCAGCAAAGAGAAAACCTGCAAGTTCTGCTCCTTCTCCGCCCGCGAGCAGGTCCTCGCGGAGCTGAGGCGGATCGTGCACCGCTTCAGGGGCGAGGAGCTGAGCATCACCATCACCGGGCACAGCCTGGGCGCTGCGCTAGCCTTGCTCAGCGCCTACGACGTTGCCGAGGTGAAACTGAACGCCATCGACGACGGGCAGGACATCCTCGGCAACATCCCCATCACCGTCGTCTCCTTCTCCGGGCCGAGGGTGGGGAACCTCAAGTTCAAGGAGCGGTGCGACGAGCTGGGGATCAAGGTGCTGAGAGTGGTGAACGTGCACGACAGGGTGCCGAAAGTTCCCGGGATCATAACAAACGAGAAGTTCCAATACCAGAAATACATAGAGGATAGGATGTCGTTCCCGTGGAGCTACGCCCACGTAGGGGTGGAGTTAGCCCTAGACCATACGCACTCTCCGTTTCTGAAGAAGACAAATGACATGAGATGCGCGCACAATCTGGAGG harbors:
- the LOC131011570 gene encoding phospholipase A1-Igamma3, chloroplastic, giving the protein MASLQSCFHKISTLHQFLPPHNTTEIARNLTYFPTKTKHPISMRRCSSISSIEIEETEEEEEHSPEDPRALHEIWREIQGENNWEGLLDPMNSHLRREIIRYGEMAQSCYDSFDFDPHSKYCGTCKYQGSHFFERLGLASRGYTLTRYLYATSNINLPNFFQKSNISSIWSQHANWMGYVAVATDEDEIRRLGRRDIVIAWRGTVTYLEWIHDLKDILQPAHFRDDPSIKIESGFFELYTSKEKTCKFCSFSAREQVLAELRRIVHRFRGEELSITITGHSLGAALALLSAYDVAEVKLNAIDDGQDILGNIPITVVSFSGPRVGNLKFKERCDELGIKVLRVVNVHDRVPKVPGIITNEKFQYQKYIEDRMSFPWSYAHVGVELALDHTHSPFLKKTNDMRCAHNLEAHLHLLDGYEGKGKRFRSASKRDIALVNKNCDFLKPECGVPPNWWQDEHKGMVKSSDGRWVLPDRPRIESHPADTAHHFEQVIKYARSRWELF